A region from the Canis lupus dingo isolate Sandy chromosome X, ASM325472v2, whole genome shotgun sequence genome encodes:
- the TIMM8A gene encoding mitochondrial import inner membrane translocase subunit Tim8 A, translating into MDSSSSSSAAGLGSVDPQLQHFIEVETQKQRFQQLVHQMTELCWEKCMDKPGPKLDSRAEACFVNCVERFIDTSQFILNRLEQTQKSKPVFSESLSD; encoded by the exons ATGGATTCCTCCTCGTCTTCATCCGCGGCGGGTTTGGGCTCGGTGGATCCACAGCTGCAGCATTTCATCGAGGTGGAGACTCAAAAGCAACGCTTCCAGCAACTGGTGCACCAGATGACGGAACTTTGTTGG GAGAAGTGCATGGACAAGCCTGGGCCAAAGTTGGACAGTCGGGCTGAGGCCTGTTTTGTGAACTGCGTTGAGCGCTTCATTGATACAAGCCAATTCATCTTGAATCGACTGGAACAGACCCAGAAATCCAAGCCAGTTTTCTCAGAAAGCCTTTCTGACTGA